The Methylomonas sp. UP202 DNA window GAAAACCGGACCGTAAAATTGGCTGTCGAAGGTGGAGGAGATCATTGGCTGGCCTTTGGGGAAATGTATATCTTGAGCATTCGACTCGTTAGAGAGCTGTGTCCGATGATTATTTCAGTTGGTCATGTGCTTGAATGGAAAACGGCATGACATCGCTGGTTGTCCGCCCACCGTTAAACGGACAATGCGTCAATCGGGCAATGACGAGCTTATCATGGACGAATATTCAGCCATTGACGATTTCGCGGAGGCAAGCGTTTGTTTTGCTTGGTCCGCCAATATTTGCAATTCGGCATTTTCGAATTGTTTGTCCGCTAGTTTTACCACTTTGATTAAATCATTAATCAACGCAAGATGGCTACGGCGCTTTTCGTTCAATATTTCTCGATCCAAACCAACAACGGTTATGGTTGTTTTGCCGTAAATATTGTCTTCAAGCGCATACGGAATCTCTTGCCGAAAGCCAATATATTGGCTTGGATCAGTTACGGATGGATTGATTAATAATGGTAGCTCAAGAGTAATATCGTCATGATGGCTAAGCGCGCGTTGTTGAGGTTCTAACAAAGGGAACAGGTTTTTCTTAAATTGCTGATTGCACAAAGAACAACTCAGTAATAAATTTCCCCAATCGTATGCCAACCAATAATAGCCGGGCGCTTGCAATGTTTCTTGCTCGGTTTGTTTAAATCCGCCTTTCGGCCGATAATGTTCAACATCGCCGTAGCTGATATGGCTGATTTTCGATTCGCAAAAACAGCATTTGTCGTGCTGCATTTGCTTCAAAGTCGATTTTACGGTTCCGTGTCCATAAATCTTGCTATCGAAATCGAATTCTCTTTGCTCTTCGTCGTAAGCCGCGCATAAAGCGCGCCGTTTTGTTTGGCCTTGCTCCTGCAAGATTATCGGTTCTGGTGCGCGCTGGATGAAAATCATGCGCTTTGTTTCAACAGCTCCGCCGCGCGCCGAATAATGTCCATCGCCTCCATGTCTTGGCGAGTTTCCGCCGTGGGTAAGTCGCCGATCTGGGCTTCCAGTTCGTTTAATCGCTCTTGATCGGCCGAGGATAAATGCGGCTGACTCAAGATTTGCCGGCGTTGCGTCAACAGGTTTTCGTAATGCGGCGAGCGGGCGCTGGGTATATCAAACAAATCGCTGGTCAATAACTGGTCGATACGCCAGCCTTTAACGTCTTGCGGATGTTGATGAATTTTCACCGAATCGCCTTCGCGCTTGAGTACCACGATATTGGCGTTTTCCGCAGCCTGCACGATTAAAGGGCTATGCGCGGTGACAATAAACTGAGTATTGACGAAGCGTTCGCTCAAATAAGCCATGATGGTTCGCTGCCATTTGGGATGCAAATGCAGGTCGATTTCGTCGATCAATACCACAGCCGGTTCGGCGATGGGGTTGGGGCTGTTGGGATAGTGTTTGAATAATTGGGCGGCCAAATCGACCATCCAGGCGGTCATGGTTTGATAGCCCAAGCTGAGTTGAGATAACAACAGCCAGCCGTCGGGCAGTTTAAATTCGACTCTGGGGTTAGGCGACTTTTCGCTGGGCGTCGAGATGCGAATATCGGTAACGTCAGGCAATAACGCAATTAGTGTGTCTTTGATAACCGTCAGGCGATTTTTATAGCTTTCCTGAATTTCGGAGGGCGTTTTGGCGATGTAATCGGTTTGTAATAGCCATTCCTCGGCGTTGATTAAATCATCCGGGTCATCAACAGGTAATTCTACGTCTCCATCGCCAAAATCAAATTCATATTTTTTTGTTAGCCTCCTGCTTGCGGAATAATAAAAGACTAACGATGAATCGAATAATTCTTCATAAAGCTTTTGATCTTGAAATATTTGTTTTACTTGCTGACCCTTTAAGAATGGCTTAAAGCAGTACTCTTTTTGTGATGGTATTGAGTATAAACCTTCACTGCCTCCAAATCGTAAAACAGC harbors:
- a CDS encoding AAA family ATPase, whose product is MAENPSNQGVYFLSLSVENVRCFAEKQTLDLSDGNGRPAQWTVILGDNGVGKSTLLDTFNINQHFRFLDRSLISIKNKAASAVLRFGGSEGLYSIPSQKEYCFKPFLKGQQVKQIFQDQKLYEELFDSSLVFYYSASRRLTKKYEFDFGDGDVELPVDDPDDLINAEEWLLQTDYIAKTPSEIQESYKNRLTVIKDTLIALLPDVTDIRISTPSEKSPNPRVEFKLPDGWLLLSQLSLGYQTMTAWMVDLAAQLFKHYPNSPNPIAEPAVVLIDEIDLHLHPKWQRTIMAYLSERFVNTQFIVTAHSPLIVQAAENANIVVLKREGDSVKIHQHPQDVKGWRIDQLLTSDLFDIPSARSPHYENLLTQRRQILSQPHLSSADQERLNELEAQIGDLPTAETRQDMEAMDIIRRAAELLKQSA